A window of Piliocolobus tephrosceles isolate RC106 chromosome 13, ASM277652v3, whole genome shotgun sequence contains these coding sequences:
- the LOC111524671 gene encoding LOW QUALITY PROTEIN: olfactory receptor 1044-like (The sequence of the model RefSeq protein was modified relative to this genomic sequence to represent the inferred CDS: inserted 3 bases in 2 codons; substituted 1 base at 1 genomic stop codon), protein MRNKHSCINRKGKLLPVDECTSTIMTNSEELSRRRENTAKGNHTTVTEFVLMVFTDHPEMQLPLFVVFLVIYLITLVGNLGMILLIRADSQLHTPMCYFLSHLAFIDLCYSSSTGPKMLQNLLVKKKTISFSGCFAQLYFSSAFTTTECFLLATMAYDXICNPLIYTAIMTQQVCRELVIGVXTYGFLNSVIQTALTFQLSFCDSYVIHHFYCADPPLLAFSCSDTHSKKXQLMIFSAVNLTGSLLTIFISYICILFSIIKIQSSKGKCKAFSTCASHLTVVTIFYGTLFFMYLQQPKAGNSWKQNKVVSVFYSLVIPMLNPLIYSLRNTEVKDALKKMLEGKEL, encoded by the exons CAGGCGAGAGAACACGGCAAAAGGCAATCATACCACAGTGACCGAATTTGTCCTCATGGTATTCACAGACCATCCTGAGATGCAGCTCCCCCTCTTTGTGGTGTTCCTGGTCATTTATCTCATCACCCTCGTGGGAAACCTTGGCATGATCCTGCTCATCAGAGCAGACTCACAGCTCCACACCCCTATGTGCTACTTCCTCAGTCACCTGGCATTCATTGATCTTTGTTACTCATCTTCCACTGGGCCCAAGATGCTGCAAAATTTATTGGTGAAGAAAAAAACCATCTCCTTTTCAGGCTGTTTTGCTCAGCTGTACTTCTCCAGTGCTTTCACAACTACAGAATGCTTCCTCTTGGCCACGATGGCCTACGA CATCTGCAACCCCCTGATTTATACAGCTATTATGACGCAGCAGGTCTGTAGGGAGTTGGTGATAGGGGTCTAAACCTATGGCTTCCTAAACTCTGTGATACAGACAGCTCTGACATTCCAGCTGTCTTTCTGTGACTCCTATGTCATCCACCACTTCTACTGTGCTGACCCCCCTCTTCTGGCCTTCTCCTGCTCTGACACCCACAGCAAAA AGCAGCTCATGATCTTCTCTGCAGTAaatctcactgggtccctcctgaCCATCTTCATCTCCTACATTTGCATCCTCTTTTCCATTATAAAAATCCAGTCTTCCAAGGGCAAGTGCAAAGCATTTTCCACCTGTGCCTCCCACCTCACTGTGGTCACCATCTTTTATGGAACACTGTTTTTCATGTACCTGCAGCAACCAAAAGCAGGGAATTCATGGAAGCAAAACAAAGTAGTCTCTGTGTTTTACAGTCTTGTAATTCCCATGCTTAACCCTCTTATCTACAGCCTGAGAAACACAGAAGTAAAGGATGCCCTGAAAAAAATGCTAGAGGGCAAAGAGTTATAG